From a single Fulvivirga ulvae genomic region:
- a CDS encoding DUF6266 family protein — protein MGKISQGVLGGFSGKVGNVVGGTWKGIDYMRIKPANVSNPRTEGQVDQRSKFSTVLRFLQPMTDFLRVGFKLYANKMTQFNAAMSYNLNNAITGAYPSFTIDYANALVTRGNLTVAAGGAASSPGAGDVQVTWTDNSGSGSALATDKALVVLINTSRDEAVFTTAGADRSAGTETISVPSEYSGEDVEAFLGFISEDGSKVANSVYLGSVTVA, from the coding sequence ATGGGAAAAATTTCACAAGGTGTATTAGGCGGCTTCTCCGGCAAGGTCGGAAATGTCGTAGGTGGTACATGGAAAGGCATTGACTACATGAGAATCAAGCCTGCCAATGTTTCCAACCCAAGAACAGAAGGTCAGGTAGACCAACGTTCCAAATTCTCAACAGTTCTAAGGTTCTTGCAACCAATGACTGACTTCCTGAGAGTAGGCTTCAAATTGTATGCAAACAAGATGACACAGTTCAACGCTGCTATGTCATATAACCTGAATAATGCAATTACAGGAGCTTATCCAAGTTTCACGATTGACTATGCCAACGCATTGGTAACTCGTGGAAACCTCACGGTAGCAGCAGGTGGTGCAGCTTCATCCCCAGGTGCAGGAGATGTGCAAGTAACCTGGACAGACAATTCAGGCAGTGGATCAGCACTTGCCACTGACAAAGCCCTGGTTGTTCTGATCAACACTTCGAGAGATGAGGCAGTATTTACTACTGCAGGTGCAGATAGGTCAGCCGGTACAGAAACGATTTCAGTGCCTTCTGAGTACTCTGGAGAAGATGTTGAAGCCTTCCTTGGTTTTATCTCAGAAGATGGCTCTAAGGTTGCCAACAGCGTTTATTTAGGCTCTGTAACAGTTGCGTAA
- a CDS encoding DUF6943 family protein: MKTFRLKTHRPETQYEEPHFFILNKGLNSGKPLNDPCPNCFVCLTLNDEDREFMYWLCFGLWRSKSFHCYLKGSVIPFVTIDETRKLIRQSESEASTKQQAYEKAIEALRLLEIQEEKIKVSIKMIDTARQAIFHKLMKRTDSG, encoded by the coding sequence ATGAAAACCTTTCGCTTGAAAACCCACAGACCAGAAACCCAATACGAAGAACCTCACTTCTTTATCCTGAATAAAGGATTGAACAGTGGAAAACCACTGAATGACCCTTGTCCAAATTGTTTTGTTTGCCTTACACTCAATGATGAGGATAGGGAATTTATGTACTGGCTATGCTTTGGATTGTGGAGGTCAAAATCATTCCATTGCTATCTGAAAGGTTCTGTTATACCATTTGTCACCATTGATGAAACTCGCAAGCTGATCCGACAAAGTGAGTCAGAAGCCAGCACCAAACAACAAGCATATGAAAAGGCGATTGAAGCACTCAGGCTATTGGAAATACAAGAGGAAAAAATCAAGGTCTCTATTAAGATGATCGATACCGCAAGGCAAGCAATCTTTCACAAGTTGATGAAAAGAACTGACTCAGGATAG
- a CDS encoding Piwi domain-containing protein, with amino-acid sequence MAKLLFNILTFNHPQEEQVFFFTDQEQENLTRIHKTLVPTEVIEKYGEQEHYYTSFTEERPDFLAVLKPTSPEYQTIVTEDGEEKSVPVDNSTFSSSVLKRYYNSLIHNHFKSKGFLVKPNFISDTEIWLASDKQDTTGVYKIFDRFSLKVQFKTATRSLELLVTFEGKSKIFKTPISGLLEDVPIEAFNWVVHNKGLYRYEELPDDGRREYDKVYPVWNFDIRDALLQETEAPDKSNRYKKFKTAIDKFYRNYLNTNEFKSIIPIDAKGFIYVDSKRVGEVYKSSNQLVFGKKQTGKIPMYGIRDNGPFDLSPIVKINFFFILHEDDQNVGAIMHKYFNGTQPGFKGLTQFVHVPYQPNKEHAVVFKDRENPWPEIYQAITDKDFDSDIQYLAIYITPVSKHISDRSRRQVYYKLKELLLQKGVSSQVIDPEKVLSNEKYHFSLPNIAIAILAKLKGTPWRLGTKLKNELIVGVGAFKHTDVDVQYIGSAFSFSNTGKFNRFECFQKDQTDELAGSILRAVKDYVNINSNIRRLVIHFFKSMSREEIEPIENGLKELDLDIPVFIVTINKTESSDIVAFDLGWKELMPISGTFIKLGKNRFLLFNNTRYSATEFNFNDGFSFPIKLKIECTVPELVNDYRTVKDLIDQVYQFSRMYWKSVRQQNLPVTIKYPEMVAEMLPYFEGNEIPDYGKDNLWFL; translated from the coding sequence ATGGCTAAACTCTTATTCAACATACTCACCTTCAATCACCCACAAGAAGAACAAGTCTTCTTCTTTACGGATCAGGAACAAGAGAACCTCACAAGGATTCACAAAACCTTAGTTCCTACTGAGGTGATTGAAAAGTATGGAGAGCAGGAACATTATTACACTTCATTTACAGAGGAAAGACCTGATTTTTTAGCAGTACTCAAACCCACATCACCAGAATATCAAACCATAGTTACTGAAGATGGAGAAGAAAAAAGCGTACCAGTAGACAACTCTACTTTTTCATCATCAGTACTAAAACGCTATTACAACTCTCTAATTCACAATCATTTCAAATCAAAAGGGTTTCTGGTAAAACCCAACTTCATAAGTGATACAGAAATTTGGCTGGCAAGTGACAAACAAGACACAACCGGAGTTTACAAAATCTTTGATCGCTTCTCTCTCAAAGTACAGTTTAAGACGGCCACAAGAAGTTTAGAACTATTAGTAACATTTGAAGGAAAATCTAAAATCTTTAAGACTCCTATATCAGGTCTGTTAGAAGATGTCCCCATTGAGGCATTCAATTGGGTAGTTCACAATAAAGGGCTATATCGATATGAAGAGTTACCAGATGATGGAAGAAGAGAATACGACAAGGTTTATCCTGTTTGGAATTTTGACATAAGAGATGCCCTACTCCAGGAAACAGAAGCACCCGACAAGTCAAACCGATACAAGAAGTTCAAAACAGCCATTGACAAGTTTTACAGGAACTACCTGAATACGAATGAGTTCAAAAGCATTATTCCAATTGATGCTAAGGGGTTCATTTATGTAGATTCCAAGAGAGTTGGAGAAGTCTATAAGAGCAGCAATCAACTCGTATTTGGCAAAAAGCAGACAGGTAAAATCCCAATGTATGGCATTCGGGACAATGGGCCATTTGATTTAAGTCCAATTGTCAAAATCAACTTCTTCTTCATTTTGCATGAAGATGATCAGAATGTTGGTGCCATTATGCATAAATATTTTAATGGTACTCAACCCGGGTTTAAAGGACTCACTCAGTTTGTCCACGTACCATACCAACCCAATAAAGAACACGCAGTAGTATTTAAAGACCGTGAGAATCCTTGGCCAGAAATATACCAGGCCATCACTGATAAAGACTTTGATTCAGATATTCAATATTTGGCCATTTATATTACGCCAGTATCCAAACACATATCGGATAGATCAAGAAGACAGGTCTACTACAAGCTGAAAGAGTTATTGTTACAGAAAGGTGTCTCCTCTCAGGTGATTGACCCTGAAAAGGTACTCTCCAATGAAAAATACCATTTTAGTTTACCCAATATCGCTATTGCCATTCTGGCAAAGCTCAAAGGCACACCTTGGAGGTTAGGCACAAAGCTGAAGAATGAATTGATAGTAGGTGTTGGTGCATTTAAGCATACGGATGTAGATGTACAGTACATAGGAAGTGCATTTAGTTTCTCAAATACTGGCAAATTCAATCGGTTTGAGTGTTTCCAAAAAGATCAGACAGATGAATTAGCAGGTTCGATCCTTCGGGCAGTTAAAGATTATGTCAATATCAATTCCAATATCAGACGGCTGGTAATTCACTTCTTTAAGAGCATGAGCAGAGAAGAAATTGAGCCTATAGAAAACGGATTGAAGGAGCTTGATTTAGACATTCCGGTATTCATAGTTACAATTAACAAAACGGAATCATCTGATATAGTGGCATTTGATTTGGGATGGAAAGAACTCATGCCAATTAGTGGCACATTCATTAAGTTAGGTAAGAATCGATTTTTACTGTTCAACAATACCAGATACTCAGCAACAGAGTTCAATTTCAATGATGGTTTCTCATTCCCGATCAAGCTAAAAATTGAATGCACCGTACCTGAATTAGTGAATGACTACAGAACCGTCAAAGACTTGATTGATCAGGTCTATCAGTTCAGTAGAATGTACTGGAAATCAGTAAGACAACAGAACCTACCTGTTACCATCAAATACCCTGAAATGGTGGCAGAAATGCTACCCTATTTTGAAGGGAATGAAATCCCCGATTATGGAAAAGACAATCTTTGGTTTTTATAG
- a CDS encoding DUF5655 domain-containing protein, with protein MGIYANKNGTITQIKEKPFKLEKEIQQLFESNLNTIMGLELVKSEFSIKNKRIDSLAYDAQNNAFIIIEYKRDKNISVVDQGFTYLSLMLENKADFIVEYNESLKKQLKRDEVDWSQTRVVFVSTSFTENQKLATNFKDIAIELWEVKRFENDTVSITPIKKSKSAESIKPLTQQNKELKAVQDEIKVYTEEDHLIKPTEEIKELYELVRNRIITLADDIEVIPQKMYIAFRKDKKNFCYLHLQKKNIKIWLNAKWGEINEPKGIAYDVSNKGHYGYGDYEIDMKDDSQLEYILSLMKETLSNNG; from the coding sequence ATGGGAATATACGCCAACAAGAACGGAACAATCACACAGATCAAAGAGAAGCCTTTCAAACTCGAAAAGGAAATACAACAACTCTTTGAATCCAACCTCAATACCATCATGGGATTGGAGTTGGTAAAGTCTGAGTTCTCTATCAAAAACAAAAGGATTGATTCTTTGGCGTATGATGCTCAAAACAATGCTTTCATCATCATTGAATACAAAAGAGATAAGAACATAAGCGTAGTGGATCAGGGCTTTACTTACCTGAGTTTAATGTTGGAGAACAAAGCAGATTTCATCGTAGAATACAATGAATCGCTAAAGAAGCAACTAAAAAGAGATGAAGTAGACTGGTCTCAGACCAGAGTAGTTTTTGTATCTACCAGCTTCACGGAAAACCAAAAGTTGGCGACCAATTTCAAAGATATTGCCATTGAGCTATGGGAGGTTAAGCGATTTGAAAATGATACGGTTTCTATTACCCCAATAAAGAAGTCCAAATCAGCAGAAAGCATCAAACCACTAACACAGCAAAACAAAGAACTAAAGGCAGTACAGGACGAAATAAAGGTCTATACAGAAGAAGACCACCTCATTAAGCCTACAGAGGAAATTAAAGAACTCTACGAGTTAGTAAGAAATAGAATCATCACCCTTGCGGATGACATAGAGGTGATACCTCAGAAAATGTATATCGCATTCAGAAAGGACAAAAAGAACTTCTGCTACCTGCACTTACAAAAGAAGAATATCAAGATTTGGCTCAATGCCAAATGGGGTGAAATCAATGAACCCAAAGGCATTGCCTATGATGTATCAAACAAAGGTCACTACGGATATGGAGACTATGAAATTGATATGAAAGACGACAGCCAGTTGGAATACATTCTTAGTTTAATGAAAGAAACGTTATCAAATAATGGCTAA
- a CDS encoding DEAD/DEAH box helicase family protein, whose translation MNELDLQDKYLVNFLCERPDGLRYKEAKANTVSPLFFITEDLKHFISETDLNKSNYRKLLKKFPSEKDLLNAFCQFLDEKIKSSMNMAIFINTNKSVTFEGIKLHLFYPSGSEFEEDKLFDQNIFSVVQELPYIFRYEGKQHFSFRPDLSFFLNGIFLGYSELKSNWTNQTAQKNGRKKVSKDYLNAVQEYLTIADKNDFSQTIRKDFLKVFEKAIHITSTDISETYVIRNISNHFDEIKNTVASGSYDFENYEKKVLKDFKPYPLRNREATKTERFEEVFKALYDKKMIEKEILYYNFIERELIKKEGSKTKEYKHNDGRLIAPRPKQKFGTDKVLSKINEFLEHEDEPDYFINKLEAELKAKGIGENQTKELIAKRQKYQNNKTVYSLLLQYAAGFGKSNIIGWTALQLKDLRREGLYVYDKVMLVVDRLQLRDQLDSKLHNMNIQKGMFIEATDKKSFISALSSDKRLVVVNLQKFTSVDNILDESVVKKLSKLRIAFLIDEIHRSNSGVQHEEMISVFDELQSSFDQSEAYKKQHTKKNLIVGFTATPSDHTLARFGEFNKYAESEKIWIPFDSYTMREAIEDGYILNPIKGIVPVSAKMYFEIPDNELEGFERDLGYGFDEIPDNTDTGIDEFGKKYAIRKKKIYLNTQRIEAISKFVVERLLSSVYHNIRGSAKGMLAVSSIPAAKKYAGFIKKYYAELTQQKKYERFADAPIYIVFSDSQEHGSSNSLNGGLSEEKVLQNFAIKKNGLIIVVDKLQTGFDEPKLHTLFLDKEIRGINAIQTISRVNRTTKYKNDCKIVDFSYKNVNVKNIKAAFEHFSNVVVSDFDPLGDEDKLAELYAELNTHSIFTKHFPQFKEYQTDNPDITLIRAIEDGLDNYIRNSKEEAKKLKEKVLKYFKILNLIEFVIDLDPKYSEYLRLKFWQKYNMLYNQINKQDEIIDDVEIYFDNRIGIVAPAEPKDKPNKPKNPNPTSSDQPNKYKYNILKVIEKRNQEEEAIAELIADFESKISGLFEFIKADETGQRLIAKINDDGSAFSQEEIYSDFSRLYRKYTIRNKDLGDFFLRETKDNLNQLCDDFERTLNIKINMEANTIIASISATMQAIDLWFKFKDRARAKEAFNQVEALKSSPAIQEEASRLQTLIPVDILDTFESRVDKCLNRYREVINSDGEYLPDEIDEATEAVKKCICRELRRVHSLNGSIPDGTLNDYWNQYQCEN comes from the coding sequence ATGAATGAATTAGACCTACAAGATAAATACCTCGTCAACTTCCTTTGCGAAAGACCTGACGGCCTTCGCTACAAGGAAGCAAAGGCAAATACCGTTTCGCCTTTGTTCTTCATCACAGAAGACCTAAAGCATTTCATTTCGGAAACAGACCTGAATAAAAGCAATTACCGCAAGCTCCTAAAGAAGTTCCCAAGTGAAAAAGACCTGCTAAACGCCTTTTGCCAATTCTTGGATGAAAAAATAAAGTCATCCATGAACATGGCTATTTTCATCAATACCAATAAATCCGTCACATTTGAAGGAATCAAGCTGCATCTCTTTTACCCGAGCGGTAGTGAGTTTGAAGAAGACAAGTTATTTGACCAAAACATATTCTCGGTAGTCCAGGAGTTGCCCTATATCTTTCGCTATGAGGGCAAGCAGCATTTTTCATTTCGCCCTGATTTGTCCTTTTTCCTGAACGGTATCTTTTTAGGATACAGTGAGTTAAAAAGCAACTGGACAAACCAAACGGCTCAGAAAAACGGCAGAAAGAAAGTAAGCAAAGACTACTTGAATGCAGTACAGGAATACCTGACCATTGCGGATAAAAATGACTTCTCACAAACCATCCGAAAGGACTTCCTGAAAGTATTTGAGAAAGCCATACACATTACCTCTACAGATATTTCAGAGACTTATGTCATCCGAAATATTTCCAATCACTTTGATGAAATCAAAAACACGGTTGCCAGTGGTAGCTATGATTTTGAAAACTATGAAAAGAAGGTTTTAAAGGACTTCAAGCCCTACCCACTTCGTAACAGAGAAGCCACAAAAACCGAGCGATTTGAGGAGGTGTTCAAGGCACTCTACGATAAGAAGATGATAGAGAAAGAAATTCTCTACTACAATTTCATAGAACGTGAACTCATCAAAAAGGAAGGCAGCAAAACCAAAGAATACAAGCACAATGATGGTAGACTTATAGCACCACGCCCAAAGCAAAAGTTTGGAACAGACAAAGTACTTTCTAAGATCAATGAGTTTCTGGAGCATGAAGATGAACCAGACTACTTCATCAATAAATTAGAGGCTGAGTTAAAAGCAAAGGGCATTGGTGAGAACCAAACCAAAGAACTCATTGCCAAACGCCAGAAGTACCAAAACAATAAAACAGTTTATTCCCTCCTGCTACAATATGCAGCAGGGTTTGGTAAGAGTAATATTATCGGCTGGACAGCCTTGCAACTCAAAGACCTTCGAAGAGAGGGGCTCTATGTGTATGACAAAGTGATGTTAGTGGTTGACCGTTTGCAGCTTAGAGATCAATTAGATTCTAAACTGCACAACATGAACATCCAAAAAGGAATGTTCATAGAAGCAACCGATAAGAAATCATTTATATCTGCTCTGAGTAGCGATAAACGATTGGTAGTTGTTAACCTACAAAAGTTCACCTCTGTAGATAATATCCTGGATGAATCAGTAGTAAAGAAGCTCTCCAAGCTACGTATTGCATTCCTGATTGATGAGATCCACAGAAGCAATAGTGGTGTTCAGCATGAAGAGATGATTAGTGTCTTTGATGAGCTGCAAAGCAGCTTTGATCAAAGTGAAGCGTACAAAAAACAGCACACTAAAAAGAACCTCATTGTCGGTTTCACCGCCACACCAAGCGATCATACATTAGCCCGATTTGGTGAGTTCAACAAATATGCAGAATCAGAAAAAATCTGGATACCCTTCGATAGCTATACCATGCGTGAAGCAATTGAAGATGGTTACATCTTAAACCCCATTAAAGGGATTGTTCCAGTTTCAGCTAAGATGTATTTTGAAATTCCAGATAATGAATTGGAAGGCTTTGAACGTGACCTTGGATATGGCTTTGACGAAATACCGGACAATACGGATACTGGCATAGATGAGTTTGGAAAGAAATATGCCATAAGAAAGAAGAAAATATACCTCAATACTCAAAGGATTGAAGCCATTTCGAAATTCGTTGTTGAAAGACTCCTTTCATCCGTCTATCACAACATCAGAGGTTCAGCCAAAGGTATGTTGGCGGTTTCTTCTATCCCTGCTGCCAAAAAGTATGCAGGTTTTATCAAGAAATACTATGCTGAACTCACCCAGCAAAAGAAGTATGAGCGTTTTGCTGATGCTCCGATATACATTGTATTCTCGGACAGCCAGGAACACGGAAGCTCCAATAGTCTAAATGGTGGGCTAAGTGAGGAAAAGGTATTACAGAACTTTGCGATCAAGAAGAATGGGTTAATCATAGTCGTAGATAAACTACAGACAGGTTTTGATGAACCCAAGTTGCATACTTTATTCTTAGACAAGGAGATCAGAGGCATCAACGCCATTCAGACCATCTCAAGGGTAAACAGGACTACCAAATACAAAAACGATTGTAAGATTGTTGATTTCTCCTACAAGAATGTCAATGTTAAGAATATCAAGGCAGCTTTTGAGCATTTCAGTAATGTAGTAGTATCGGATTTTGACCCATTGGGTGATGAAGATAAGCTGGCAGAGTTATATGCAGAGCTAAACACTCATTCCATTTTCACAAAGCATTTCCCTCAATTCAAAGAGTACCAGACTGACAACCCCGACATTACATTGATTCGGGCAATTGAAGATGGATTAGACAACTATATAAGAAATTCCAAAGAGGAAGCAAAAAAGCTAAAAGAGAAGGTTCTGAAGTACTTCAAAATCCTAAATCTGATAGAGTTCGTTATTGACTTAGACCCGAAATACAGTGAGTATTTACGACTAAAGTTTTGGCAGAAATACAATATGCTTTACAATCAGATCAATAAGCAAGATGAGATTATTGATGATGTAGAGATATACTTTGACAACAGGATTGGAATAGTAGCCCCAGCAGAACCAAAAGACAAACCAAATAAACCCAAGAACCCAAACCCAACAAGTTCAGACCAACCGAATAAGTACAAATACAACATTCTAAAGGTCATTGAAAAACGGAATCAGGAAGAAGAGGCTATTGCCGAATTGATTGCAGATTTCGAAAGTAAAATCAGTGGGTTATTTGAGTTCATCAAAGCAGATGAAACGGGTCAGCGTTTGATCGCTAAAATCAATGATGATGGTTCAGCCTTTTCACAAGAAGAGATTTACTCAGATTTTTCCAGACTTTACAGGAAATACACCATCAGGAACAAAGACTTAGGCGACTTCTTTCTACGAGAAACCAAGGACAACCTAAATCAATTATGTGATGACTTTGAAAGAACATTAAACATAAAAATCAATATGGAAGCAAACACAATTATTGCGAGCATTTCAGCCACTATGCAAGCGATTGACCTTTGGTTCAAATTTAAGGACAGAGCAAGGGCAAAAGAGGCATTTAACCAAGTGGAGGCACTTAAATCATCTCCTGCAATTCAGGAAGAGGCTTCACGTTTACAAACACTTATTCCAGTAGATATACTCGACACGTTTGAGTCAAGGGTTGATAAGTGTTTAAATAGGTACAGAGAAGTCATTAATTCAGATGGCGAATACTTGCCAGATGAGATAGATGAGGCTACAGAAGCAGTAAAAAAGTGTATCTGTCGTGAATTAAGAAGAGTACATAGCTTAAACGGTAGTATACCTGATGGAACACTAAATGATTACTGGAATCAATATCAATGCGAAAATTAA
- a CDS encoding restriction endonuclease subunit S, with translation MKNSIQQKFIDQEYRWLGSLPSHWKPKRIKDVFGDFGSGTTPKSSNPNYYDNGKIPWLNTSDLNNDIVLDTKVKITDQALAESGLKIYPEGSLAIAMYGQGKTRGTVGLIDIPFTTNQASCVMLKPKGIYPKYLLYWFNYKYDSIRAINVGASQPNMNQDFIKFLQIHFPPLREQTAIANYLDTKTRAIDKKVELLEKKITYYQELSNSLINDTVTKGLKKSVVLEENELGFKTPASWHNYRLKDLGKLYSGLSGKSGDDFNQDNNPDNKGFIPFTNIASNTYLKKDHLGTVVIGENEKQNKVRKGDLFFLMSSEGYEDIGKTAALAEDIEETYLNSFCKGYRLNHRKCNPFFLNYLLLSDYYRQLLIIEGKGFTRINLKMEKVNDFTVIIPDTKEEQEEIVEFLDSKLDTITKIIKNIQTQIITLKELRKTLINDVVTGKIKVTQD, from the coding sequence ATGAAAAATTCAATCCAACAAAAGTTCATTGATCAAGAATATAGATGGTTAGGTTCACTGCCATCTCATTGGAAACCGAAGAGAATTAAGGATGTGTTTGGAGACTTTGGCAGTGGAACTACTCCTAAATCATCAAATCCAAATTACTACGATAATGGAAAAATACCTTGGTTAAATACTTCAGATTTAAATAATGACATTGTACTTGATACCAAGGTTAAAATAACAGATCAGGCATTAGCAGAATCTGGCTTAAAAATATATCCAGAAGGTAGTTTAGCAATCGCAATGTATGGTCAGGGTAAAACCAGAGGAACTGTTGGGCTGATTGATATTCCTTTTACTACCAACCAAGCATCATGTGTAATGCTTAAACCAAAAGGTATTTATCCGAAATATCTGCTGTATTGGTTCAATTACAAATATGACAGCATACGTGCTATCAACGTAGGTGCATCTCAGCCTAATATGAATCAAGACTTTATCAAGTTCTTGCAGATTCATTTTCCTCCATTGAGGGAACAAACAGCGATAGCAAATTACCTTGATACCAAAACCCGAGCCATTGATAAGAAAGTAGAACTTTTAGAAAAGAAGATCACCTACTATCAGGAACTGAGCAATAGCTTAATCAATGACACGGTAACGAAGGGTTTAAAAAAATCTGTTGTACTGGAGGAAAACGAACTGGGGTTTAAGACCCCTGCTTCTTGGCATAATTACAGATTAAAGGACTTGGGTAAGCTATACAGTGGACTATCAGGAAAGAGTGGTGATGACTTCAACCAGGACAATAACCCTGACAATAAAGGCTTCATTCCATTTACCAACATTGCCAGCAATACCTACCTGAAAAAAGATCATTTAGGCACTGTTGTAATTGGCGAAAACGAAAAACAGAATAAAGTCAGAAAAGGAGACCTTTTCTTTTTAATGAGTTCTGAGGGATATGAAGACATAGGTAAAACAGCAGCATTAGCAGAGGACATAGAAGAAACTTACCTAAATAGTTTTTGTAAGGGTTACAGATTGAATCATCGCAAGTGCAATCCTTTCTTTTTGAATTATTTACTGCTCTCAGATTATTACCGTCAACTCCTAATCATAGAAGGTAAAGGATTCACGAGAATTAATTTGAAAATGGAGAAGGTCAATGACTTTACAGTCATTATCCCAGACACCAAAGAAGAGCAAGAAGAAATAGTCGAGTTTCTGGATTCTAAACTCGATACAATCACCAAGATTATAAAAAATATACAGACCCAAATCATCACACTTAAAGAGCTGAGAAAAACGCTTATCAATGATGTGGTGACAGGCAAAATAAAAGTAACACAGGACTGA